The Rhizoctonia solani chromosome 4, complete sequence genome contains a region encoding:
- a CDS encoding Retrotransposable element Tf2 protein, with product MSPSNVPTNIPEADHVADTLAQEWKEAESALQMTKEKMAGLKGTTPEYSIGEKVWLDGRMRLGPFEILEKISSHAYCLKLPETLKIHNVFYVGLLSKVHENPSQPFPEQPPPETIEGEEEYKVEQIIDSKRQRGKWFYLIKWKGYGPKDNSWEPEELLKHSQEEIQRFNKSRLKKACDSAKSL from the exons ATGAGCCCATCCAACGTGCCGACAAACATACCAGAAGCCGACCACGTGGCTGATACCCTGGCCcaggaatggaaagaggcagaATCCGCTCTACAAATGACAAAAGAAAAAATGGCAGGATTGAAAGGAACCACACCGGAGTACTCTATTGgcgaaaaagtctggctggacggAAGAAT GAGGTTAGGACCATTTGAAATCCTAGAAAagatctccagccacgcttATTGTCTAAAATTACCGGAGACCCTGAAgatccacaacgtattctacgtaggGCTATTGTCCAAAGTCCACGAAAACCcaagccagccattcccagaacaacctccccctgaaacaatagagggagaagaggaatacaaggtagaacagatcattgactccaaaagacaacggggtaaatggttttacttaatcaaatggaaaggatatggaccCAAAgataactcatgggaaccagaggagctACTCAAACATAGTCaggaggagatccaacgcttcaacaagtcgcgactgaaaaaggcttgtgactccgccaagagcctttaa
- a CDS encoding extracellular metalloprotease, with amino-acid sequence MLFVAFTALAFGVSSAIAGPFNRTTLCASTPSAAEIAAAEAHFVSHQISAKTGANAKFAASIPVYWHVVQSGTALSQGSIPTSQIADSIRVLNEDYAGTGLTFTLAGTDRTTNANWFQRAAPSTTYQTAMKQALRKGNAAALNVYTVGFTNVATSNQGLLGYATFPSSYSRAPTDDGVVIRYSTVPGGSASPFNLGRTLTHEVGHWVGLYHTFQGGCSGSGDFVSDTPPQSDTGNGPTSGCPAGKDTCSGGGVDPIHNFMDYSDDDCMTEFTAGQTTRLKAQMSTYRGVSA; translated from the exons ATGCTATTCGTCGCTTTCACAGCCCTTGCCTTTGGCGTCTCGTCAGCGATCGCAGGTCCCTTCAACCGAACCACTCTTTGTGCTTCTACCCCCAG TGCCGCCGAGATTGCAGCTGCAGAAGCACATTTTGTATCCCACCAAATTTCGGCCAAGACTGGTGCAAACGCAAAATTCGCCGCATCTATCCCAGTCTACTGGCATGTCGTCCAGTCTGGTACCG CTTTGAGTCAAGGAAGTATCCCTACCTCTCAGATCGCAGACTCTATTCGGGTTCTTAACGAGGATTATGCGGGCACAGGCCTGACATTTACTCTTGCGGGAACTGACCGTACCACCAATGC TAATTGGTTTCAGCGGGCGGCCCCGAGCACTACCTATCAAACTGCGATGAAGCAAGCGTTAAGAAAGGGCAATGCAGCCGCATTGAATGTTTATACAGTTGGCTTCACCAACGTGGCCACGAGCAACCAAGGTCTCTTGGGATACGCTACCTTCCCGTCTTCCTACTCCCGCGCACCCACCGATGATGGCGTTGTTATTCGCTACTCTACCGTCCCTGGAGGTTCCGCTTCACCTTTCAACTTGGGAAGGACTCTCACCCACGAAGTTGGGCACTGGGTTGGGTTGTACCATACTTTCCAGGGCGGCTGCAGCGGTTCCGGTGACTTTGTCAGCGATACCCCTCCTCAATCCGACACCGGTAATGGTCCCACCTCTGGCTGCCCTGCCGGCAAAGATACCTGCTCTGGCGGAGGAGTTGATCC CATTCATAACTTCATGGACTACAGTGATGACGACTGCATGACCGAG TTCACTGCTGGGCAGACCACCCGCCTTAAGGCTCAGATGTCTACCTACCGTGGTGTTTCAGCCTAA
- a CDS encoding Retrotransposon-derived protein PEG10: MKWQPVPGSACPASPLDQGELGPTLPATAVESTSLEPKGWSPPYTRRPEAPSSQGHAQALPKTNPLPAPTNPRPGPPAGYTPPPPLPIRLRSPQVPQPMAPVATYQTPVKVDHPDAYTRKIGNKARQWLTQMLAWVRLNQWMFPTDQEVLLLLLMNMKDIAGAWAHPHLNQLGSHRALIQTVDNFRAEFLAAFGNPDATQAAEQQISHLTQTGTCAEYITKFRTIAMDLDWNNAALHRQFAQGLHWEVSQLIATCEQRPTTLLELQNAALVINIALCKECASHLPKGNKSGTSSTTPNRGASTGQQVTRPGHLSSNPNFVTKEERNHRRAEGLCIKCRKTGHKFAECRTSWKATPKEEGIKKETAKIGKESGPKLGKD, encoded by the exons ATGAaatggcaacctgttcctGGCTCTGCTTGTCCTGCGtcccctcttgatcaaggagagttgggacccactcttccggcaacTGCCGTTgagtcaacaagccttgaacccaag gggtggagccccccatacaccagaagaccggaagcCCCCAGCAGtcaaggccacgcccaggccctacccaaaaccaaccctcttccagcgccta CCAACCCCCGTCCAGGTCCCCCCGCAggctatactccccctccacctttgcctatcaGACTCCgttccccccaagtccctcaACCAATGGCTCCTGTAGCCACATATCAAACCCCGGTCAAGGTGGATCACCCTGATGCCTATACCAGGaaaatagggaacaaagcccgccaGTGGCTCACACAAATGCTGGCATGGGTACGCCTGAATCAATGGATGTTCCCCACAGATCAGGAGGTTCTGTTgctcctcctgatgaacatgaaggacatagcaggggcctgggctcacccccacctcaatcaacttgggtcccacagggccctaaTTCAAACAGTTGACAACTTCAGGGCAGAGtttttggctgcatttgggaacCCAGATGCTACGCAAGCCGCTGAGCAGCAAATCTCAcacctcactcagacaggcacctgtgctgagtatatcacaaagtttaggaccattgctatggacctagactggaacaatgcaGCCCTCCACAGGCAATTTgcacaaggcctccactgggaggtcagccaaCTCATTGCTACCTGTGAGCAGCGCCCTActaccctccttgagctgcagaatgcagctCTGGTCATCAATATTGCCCTCTGCAAAGAGTgtgccagccacctgccaaagggtaataagtctggaacCTCTAGCACCACCCCtaataggggggcaagtactggccaacagGTCACCAGACCAGGACACCTATCCagcaatcccaactttgtaaccaaggaggagcggaaccaccgcagggctgaaggcctttgcatcaaatgcagaaagacaggccacaagtttgcggaatgccgcaccaGCTGGAAGGCCACGCCTAAAGAGGAAGGCATcaaaaaggaaaccgccaagattggcaaagagtctggacccaaattgggaaaagactaa
- a CDS encoding sorting nexin lst-4, which translates to MTAHAHDLRTPLPDFDAGLNSSTAWKKHLSISDAPQPPSPVSEEKPLFARAVRDVLGNEDNRELGLKAGETIEILNPRIGDEWALAKKPDGDMGLIPHGCYVTIHDFTGTSPSPTSPTFPPSGSIDGPIRMQSTGESIITSSLYTLRQSVLGGKSLNRFSHFVVTGAEEWIINGYDPPVATSRSHERFRTDVTVDETDEEVGRHYVEANMSWREKTPAFNVLVHSPEKHSSVTGAYTLYSVTSIFPPSSPEMEPTRITVHRRFSHFNFLHTALSRSLPGIVLPPLPAKQYAGRFQGEFVEARRGDLEKWLQRIVRHPVVRYTEVVVFFLGCESDLEWKRLLPTYLSTLPAGPAFYASVFHPDFNLDVEDCSATIGRFEHHVRVFDERIGTLRGVMGGFREARNGFLGVVSEGPKHDHEHETEEKEKEKYLNDEGVWCWRDGCEDCLHTTKAVQKMAECMQGVANLHEDSAKRTTLAIHDMVKDMSHPSMMYGPLIDTHKQALARYRDSESIEARAEDLTRVATEYLDEEIALYEQVLARLRAARAGFEQKDAAGRGVSPVLPTPVPQPTAHVYDPAPVRPVSTAVNMLIDGIGASGDKTGLKFWS; encoded by the exons ATGACTGCTCACGCTCATGACTTGCGCACGCCCTTGCCTGACTTTGATGCTGGTCTCAACTCGTCCACCGCTTGGAAGAAACATTTGAGCATCAGTGATGCGCCCCAGCCGCCTAGCCCTGTGTCTGAGGAGAAGCCACTGTTCGCGAGGGCAGTTAGGGATGTGTTGGGAAATGAGGATAACCGAGAATT AGGCCTCAAGGCAGGCGAGACTATCGAGATTCTTAATCCCCGTATTGGCGACGAGTGGGCACTTGCCAAGAAGCCCGACGGAGATATGGGACTTATCCCTCACGGGTGCTATGTG ACGATCCATGACTTTACAGGCACATCTCCCTCGCCCACTTCACCTACCTTTCCCCCTTCAGGTAGCATAGACGGACCTATACGAATGCAATCGACCGGTGAAAGCATCATTACTTCCTCCCTCTACACCCTTCGCCAGAGTGTACTCGGAGGCAAAAGCCTAAACAGGTTCTCTCATTTCGTCGTGACGGGCGCAGAGGAGTGGATCATAAACGGCTATGACCCACCCGTGGCAACAAGTCGGTCACACGAAAGGTTTAGAACTGATGTCACCGTGGACGAGACGGACGAAGAAGTAGGGAGACACTACGTCGAG GCAAACATGTCCTGGCGAGAGAAAACACCCGCATTCAACGTCCTTGTCCACTCTCCCGAGAAGCATTCATCCGTAACGGGAGCATACACGCTTTACTCTGTCACATCCATCTTTCCCCCTTCCTCCCCCGAAATGGAACCGACAAGGATAACAGTCCACCGCCGGTTCTCGCATTTCAACTTTTTACATACTGCCCTTTCTAGGTCGTTGCCCGGAATCGTACTGCCACCTTTACCAGCAAAGCAATACGCGGGAAGATTCCAAGGAGAATTCGTCGAAGCGAGGAGAGGCGATTTGGAAAAGTGGCTGCAACGAATCGTGAGGCATCCGGTGGTGAGGTATACAGAGGTTGTGGTGTTCTTCTTGGGTTGCGAGAGTGACTTG GAATGGAAACGTCTTCTTCCGACGTACCTCTCTACTCTCCCCGCAGGGCCAGCGTTCTATGCATCGGTATTTCATCCTGATTTTAACCTTGATGTAGAGGACTGTTCAGCTACCATCGGCCGGTTCGAGCATCATGTTAGAGTGTTTGATGAGCGAATAGGAACGTTGAGAGGAGTGATGGGCGGATTCAGAGAAGCTCGGAATG GATTCTTGGGAGTCGTGAGCGAAGGCCCAAAACACGATCATGAGCATGAAAcagaagaaaaggaaaaggaaaaataCTTGAATGACGAGGGTGTTTGGTGTTGGAGAGATGGATGTGAAG ACTGTTTGCATACCACAAAAGCAGTGCAGAAAATGGCCGAGTGTATGCAGGGTGTGGCGAATTTACATGAGGATAGT GccaaacggacgacattgGCGATTCATGATATGGTAAAAGATATGAGCCATCCAAGTATGATGTATGGG CCCCTCATAGACACGCATAAGCAAGCCCTAGCGAGATACCGGGACTCGGAATCAATCGAGGCT CGCGCAGAAGATCTCACGCGTGTCGCGACGGAGTATTTGGACGAGGAAATCGCGCTGTATGAGCAGGTTTTGGCCCGACTTAGAGCTGCTAGAGCGGGGTTTGAGCAAAAGGATGCAGCTGGGCGAGGTGTTTC ACCTGTTCTTCCCACTCCAGTCCCGCAGCCAACGGCGCACGTGTATGATCCGGCGCCTGTGCGTCCTGTTTCGACCGCGGTGAACATGTTGATTGATGGGATTGGAGCAAGTGGGGACAAAACTGGGTTGAAGTTTTGGTCGTGA
- a CDS encoding glutathione S-transferase, whose protein sequence is MSSPPKAVLYTFNLSVWAAAAEWAVQEKGYGEDELEFRTVDVVKGESFAPSFLRINPKGTIPTLVAPLSNTLDAASETKYRALTDTVSVLDFLDKSRSNLSKTHTTSQKPAPVLSPATVEASGLSTTLINLVHSPEVDPNFLMITTKDEGELAEKSAGFVGKTFVLGRAKAMEEYLATEDLIPKIKKILEEKKAQQAPLVRLFSGQASKEEKEGYFAKSKGAWEVSLPKALATLEDSIVGPYTLGDQLSLADLHVGVWLARIVMLAAGEEAAKDLKKLPELLSTLAKPINSAEFKVGPKVTKFWNEIIARDGFKKVYEAGLH, encoded by the exons ATGAGTTCTCCCCCCAAAGCTGTCTTGTACACGTTTAATCTCAGTGTGTGGGCTGCGGCTG CTGAATGGGCCGT TCAAGAGAAGGGATACGGAGAAGACGAGTTGGAATTCCGCACTGTTGACGTTG TAAAGGGCGAATCCTTTGCGCCTTCGTTTTTGAGAATCAACCCCAAGG GGACGATTCCAACGCTCGTTGCGCCGTTGTCGAATACATTGGATGCGGCGTCCGAAACCAAGTATAG GGCGTTGACTGATACAGTG TCTGTACTGGATTTCCTGGACAAGTCTCGCTCGAATC TATCCAAAACGCACACGACATCCCAGAAACCCGCCCCGGTCCTGTCGCCCGCAACAGTCGAAGCATCCGGTCTATCCACCACCCTCATCAACCTCGTTCACTCGCCAGAGGTCGACCCGAATTTCTTGATGATCACCACCAAAGACGAGGGGGAGCTCGCTGAAAAGTCGGCCGGATTCGTGGGCAAGACGTTTGTACTCGGACGGGCCAAGGCGATGGAAGAGTACCTCGCGACCGAAGACTTGATCCCAAAGATCAAGAAGATTTTAGAGGAGAAAAAGGCGCAGCAGGCGCCGCTTGTGAGGTTGTTCTCCGGACAGGCGAGTAAAGAGGAGAAGGAGGGGTATTTCGCCAAGTCCAAGGGGGC GTGGGAAGTATCCCTTCCTAAAGCGCTTGCGACTCTGGAAGATAGCATCGTTGGCCCGTATACCCTAGGCGACCAGCTTTCTCTCGCGGATCTGCACGTTGGCGTCTGGCTCGCGCGAATCGTCATGCTCGCAGCCGGTGAAGAGGCAGCAAAAGATCTCAAAAAGTTGCCTGAATTGCTGAGCACGCTGGCCAAACCGATCAACTCGGCGGAGTTCAAGGTCGGGCCCAAGGTGACCAAGTTCTGGAACGAGATCATCGCGAGGGACGGGTTCAAGAAGGTGTATGAGGCCGGGTTGCACTAG
- a CDS encoding carbohydrate esterase family 10 protein, translated as MVEVINQPAIHKLPWDPVCRFRPAGPGELEPCKVRSVQDLVIPGIPPVKVRVFNPPGEQPEGGWPVLVYCHGGVGACLTAECLVVSVDYRLAPEHIFPAAVDDSWAAMEWVYERGPPESGINRSKIAVGGSSAGSNLSAVMAQRAARRSPPIPIIYQVLIVPATNNTVQQDGSSQLPAYHES; from the exons ATGGTCGAAGTGATCAATCAACCCGCGATTCATAAACTTCCCTGGGACCCCGTATGCAGGTTTAGGCCAGCTGGTCCTGGTGAACTAGAACCATGCAAGGTCAGGTCGGTGCAGGATCTAGTTATCCCTGGTATTCCTCCTGTCAAAGTGCGTGTCTTCAATCCACCTGGGGAACAGCCCGAAGGCGGATGGCCGGTACTGGTGTATTGTCACGGAGGGGTTGG GGCGTGCCTTA CGGCAGAATGTCTTGTAGTTTCGGTTGACTATCGACTTGCACCGGAGCATATATTTCCTGCGGCAGTTGACGACTCTTGGGCTGCGATGGAATGGGTTTACGAACGTGGACCACCTGAATCAGGTATCAACCGCTCGAAAATTGCCGTTGGAGGGTCATCTGC CGGCAGTAATCTTAGTGCTGTAATGGCCCAGCGAGCGGCCCGGCGCTCTCCTCCTATCCCGATCATATACCAGGTGCTAATTGTACCGGCAACCAACAATACCGTGCAACAGGACGGCTCGTCTCAGCTCCCAGCTTACCATGAATCATGA
- a CDS encoding extracellular metalloprotease produces the protein MLFTAFSALALAITSAIAAPTASNFTSVCGSTPSDDAIAAAEAHFAAHKVQLKTDAKAKFAATIPVYWHVIQAGSTLAQGNIPDSQITTSISALNSHYSGSGLTFTLAGTDRTTNANWFNLAGPQGTNAAYQTAMKRALRKGGNAAALNVYSTGFTSVTPQGLLGYATFPSSYSGNPSDDGVVILYRTVPGGSLTNYNQGKTLTHEVGHWLGLYHTFQGGCSSPGDYVSDTPPEASAASGCPTGRDTCAGGGLDPINNYMDYTYNSCMREFTPGQITRIKSQIATYRGISA, from the exons ATGTTATTCACTGCGTTCTCTGCCCTTGCTCTTGCTATCACTTCGGCTATTGCTGCGCCAACCGCTAGCAACTTTACCTCTGTCTGCGGCTCGACCCCAAG TGACGATGCAATTGCTGCTGCCGAGGCACACTTTGCTGCCCATAAAGTTCAGCTCAAGACGGACGCTAAAGCTAAATTTGCTGCTACCATTCCTGTCTACTGGCATGTCATCCAAGCCGGTTCTA CACTTGCTCAAGGCAATATCCCCGATTCGCAGATAACCACATCCATTTCAGCCCTCAACTCACATTATTCAGGAAGTGGTCTTACGTTTACTCTTGCGGGAACTGATCGCACTACCAATGC AAACTGGTTCAACCTTGCTGGCCCCCAGGGTACCAACGCCGCATACCAGACGGCAATGAAACGCGCTCTTCGTAAAGGGGGGAATGCCGCAGCCCTCAATGTTTACTCTACCGGCTTTACCAGTGTCACCCCTCAAGGCCTCCTTGGCTATGCCACTTTTCCTTCTTCCTACAGCGGTAACCCATCCGACGACGGTGTGGTTATTCTTTATAGAACTGTTCCAGGGGGTTCTCTCACAAACTATAACCAGGGCAAAACTTTGACTCACGAAGTGGGTCACTGGCTTGGTCTTTACCACACGTTTCAGGGTGGTTGCTCTAGCCCAGGCGATTATGTTAGCGACACTCCTCCCGAAGCCTCCGCTGCTTCTGGCTGCCCCACAGGTCGCGATACATGCGCTGGTGGAGGACTTGACCC AATTAATAATTACATGGATTACACGTATAATTCTTGCATGCGCGAG TTCACCCCCGGTCAAATCACTCGCATTAAATCACAGATTGCGACTTACCGCGGCATTAGTGCTTAA
- a CDS encoding RNA recognition motif protein codes for MSHSPYPEQDQKSSASSPRARRSSRDRGSRYDRERERERDRDRDNHRRRHSPARRRSRSRDRRDRDRDRYRDDRDRDRDRERDRDRRRDRDGRDDRRRKRDDDRDVDDVRAKRMREGSTGAETVGRASSRDSARRSDHSRKQEEPAPKERASPIYDDPVIEEINDEDSEARSVFVSQLAARLTARDLGYFFEDKLGEGAVRDARIVTDRLSRRSKGIGYVEFKNIDLVNKAIALSGTIVMGLPIMIQLTESERNKIGPSSSLHLPPGVSHPHAGSMQLYVGSLHFNLTESDIRQVFEPFGELDFVDLHRDPATGKSKGYCFIQYKRPEDARMALEQMEGFELAGRQLRVNTVHDKGQGTVRISTAPQDSLEDTGGVLNNSTSRHQLMQKLARTEQPSKNNTMLMKSNIPQTLSSRCVLLRNMFDPDEETERDWDKDLADDVRGECEEKYGKVLDLKVEKESEGEIYIKFESVESAEKAIKGLNGRWFGGKQVTASPIPDAIMQAH; via the exons ATGTCTCATTCGCCTTATCCTGAACAGGACCAGAAATC GTCGGCTAGCTCTCCACGAGCTCGACGTTCGAGCCGGGACCGTGGCTCACGCTATGATCGAGAACGTGAACGAGAGAGGGACAGGGATAGGGACAACCACAGACGCCGACACAGCCCTGCTCGACGCCGTAGCCGCAGCCGGGACCGCAGGGATCGGGACCGCGACAGGTACAGGGACGACCGGGATCGAGACAGGGACCGCGAGAGAGATCGGGATAGGCGCCGAGACCGGGACGGCAGAGACGACAGGCGCCGCAAGCGAGACGACGACCGCGACGTAGACGATGTCCGTGCAAAGCGTATGCGAGAAGGGTCCACTGGTGCCGAGACTGTTGGCCGTGCGAGCTCAAGAGACTCGGCTAGGCGCTCGGATCATAGTCGCAAACAGGAGGAACCCGCTCCAAAAGA ACGCGCATCGCCTATATACGACGACCCGGTGATTGAGGAAATCAATGATGAAGATTCAGAAGCGCGCTCGGTGTTTGTGTCTCAGTTGGCTGCGAGGCTCACCGCTCGCGATTTAGGCTATTTCTTTGAAGACAAGCTCGGCGAAGGCGCTGTTCGTGATGCCCGCATTGTGACTGACCGATTGTCTCGTCGCTCCAAGGG AATCGGGTACGTCGAGTTCAAGAACATCGATCTTGTCAATAAGGCTATCGCCTTGTCGGGTACGATAGTCATGGGATTACCAATCATGATCCAACTTACAGAGTCTGAGCGTAACAAGATCGGACCTTCAAGCAG TTTACACCTCCCACCAGGTGTCTCCCACCCACACGCGGGATCGATGCAACTCTACGTCGGTTCTCTACACTTCAACCTCACCGAATCCGACATCCGTCAAGTCTTTGAACCATTCGGCGAACTCGACTTTGTCGACCTTCATCGTGATCCCGCGACAGGCAAATCAAAAGGGTACTGCTTCATCCAGTACAAACGCCCCGAGGATGCAAGGATGGCGTTGGAGCAGATGGAAGGCTTCGAGCTTGCCGGGAGGCAGTTGAGAGTGAACACGGTGCACGACAAGGGACAAGGCACTGTGAGGATCTCGACTGCCCCGCAGGATTCTTTGGAAGATACCG GTGGAGTTTTGAATAATAGCACCTCCCGACACCAGCTTATGCAGAAACTTGCCCGCACGGAGCAGCCTTCAAAGAATAACACTATGCT GATgaaatccaatattccacAGACACTTTCTTCCCGTTGCGTACTCCTTCGCAACATGTTCGATCCTGACGA GGAAACCGAGCGCGACTGGGACAAAGACCTTGCCGACGACGTCCGTGGAGAATGTGAGGAAAAATACGGTAAAGTCTTGGATCTCAAGGTCGAAAAAGAGTCCGAG GGTGAAATCTACATCAAATTCGAGTCGGTCGAATCGGCAGAAAAGGCGATCAAGGGACTCAACGGCCGGTGGTTTGGCGGAAAACAAGTCACTGCGAGCCCTATTCCGGACGCCATCATGCAGGCCCACTAG
- a CDS encoding Retrotransposable element Tf2 protein — translation MLNGLSPQAGKIWKKANLTFSLDGKYMTETFLICNMGSHAAILGLKWLDAHNLGIDWNTCTLTFPHTPLEHIAIAEEEEANKNPLEGVPLEYHQYAKVFGEEEFNKLPPHQHYDIGIELTEEGPLNSPLYSMTDAESATLKDWLRDKLKAGKIQPSKSSISSPVMFVPKKDGSYNLMAQLRGAKVFTKLDLQWGYNNVQVKEGDKWKTAFCTKYGLYKSLVMTFGLTNAPAAFQHFMNKLFKDLLDVCVIIYLDDILIYSKDDASHTQHVHKVLRCLMDNQLFCKASKCMFHVTSVEYLGIIVLDKGFSLDKLKIQAVQEWPMPTKVKEVQSFLGFANFLRQFVANFSHMARPLHNLVKKDATWKWEEREEEAFQGLKQAITNAPVLCHANPTKPYFLKTDALGAALGSILSQRQDDGCLHPLGFLSESFKGAKQNYNTHNKELLAIIRSFEYWHIFLEGTLHPITVFTNHRNLEYWKESWTFSRRHAQWHLLLAGYNFQIVYRPGKQSSKPDALSCQLDHANVPPEPHVAIVTPEKELQRQIEASLDQDKLLCTTVRWAHASGIGRLRP, via the exons atgctcaatgggttgagcccccaggctggcaagatttggaagaaggctaatctaaccttctcccttgatggcaaatATATGACTGAGACATTCCTAATTTGCAATATGGGGTCTCACGCTgctatcttgggattgaaatggctagATGCCCATAACCTGggaattgattggaatacaTGCACCCTAACCTTCCCCCATACACCTCTGGAACACAtagccattgctgaagaggaggaggcCAACAagaaccctcttgaaggagtacccctgGAATACCATCagtacgccaaggtatttggggaggaagaatttaaCAAGCTCCCTCCACACCAGCATTATGACATTGGTATTGAGCTCACTGAAGAAGGACCCCTCAACTCTCCCCTCTATAGCATGACGGATGCTGAATCCGCTACACTAAAGGATTGGCTTAGGGACAAGTTAAAGGCAGGGAAAATACAGCCTAGCAAGTcctccatcagttccccagtaatgtttgttcccaaaaaggatggctcct AcaaccttatggcccagctccgtggtgctAAGGTCTTTACTAAACTGGAtctacaatggggttacaataatgtccaagtcaaggaaggagacaaatggaagacggccttttGTACCAAATATGGTCTCTACAAGTCTCTTGTTATGACCTTTGGACTgaccaacgcccctgccgccttccaacacttcatgaacaaactgttcaaggacctattggatgtatgcgtcatcatttaccttgatgacatcttaatctactcaaaggatgacgcatctcaTACACAACATGTTCACAAAGTCCTACGGTGTCTGATGGATAACCAGCTATTCTGCAAAGCATCAAAATGCATGTTCCACGTCACATCCGTAGAGTACCTGGGGATTATTGTATTGGATAAAGGTTTCAGCCtagacaagctcaagatccaggcagtccaagaatggccaatGCCCACCAAAGTTAAGGAAgtacaatccttccttgggtttgccaacttcctccgccaatttgttgccaacttcagtcacatggcTAGACCATTACACAACCTGGTAAAAAAGGATGCaacatggaaatgggaagaaagggaagaagaagccttccaagggCTGAAACAggccatcaccaacgcccctgtaCTTTGTCATGCCAACCCCACTAAGCCTTACTTCCTCAAAACAGATGCATTGGGAGCCGCCTTAGGTTCCATACTAAGCCAACGTCAGGATGATGGATGCCTACACCCTCTAGGTTTCTTATCAGAATCCTTCAAGGGTGCCAAGCaaaactacaacacccacaataaggaactcctggccatcatccGGTCATTTGAATATTGGcatatcttcttggaaggaaccttACATCCCATCACTGTATTTACCAATCACCGTaatctggaatattggaaggaatccTGGACCTTCAGCCGccgccatgcacaatggcaccttcTGCTTGCTGGgtacaacttccagattgtgtacagaccaggaaaacagtccAGCAAACCAGATGCTCTATCATGCCAATTGGATCACGCCAATGTCCCTCCTGAACCCCACGTAGCCATAGTCACGCCTGAGAAGGAACTCCAGCGCCAGATTGAGGCCAGCCTGGACCAAGACAAATtgttgtgcaccactgtgaggtgggcacacgctagtgggattgggcgcttaaggccgtaa